From Cecembia calidifontis, one genomic window encodes:
- a CDS encoding acyclic terpene utilization AtuA family protein: protein MKSMRIGSGAGYAGDRLEPALTLLDQGNLDYICFECLAERTIALAQKEKKNDPKKGYNHLLEYRMEEILPLAFARKTKVITNMGAANPLQAMQVTREIAKRKGITGLKIAAVLGDDVLDLVKRSQDLKILETGQYLSILDNRIISANAYLGSAGIIEALKQGADVVITGRTADPSLFLAPMIHEFGWSMEDFEKLGRGTMVGHLLECAGQVCGGYFADTDRKTVPDLWNIGFPFVEIDENGEGIISKVEGTGGIINTATCTEQLLYEIHDPAHYLTPDCTADFSAVEFESEGKDLVRFRKASGKKASDFYKVSIGFINGFLGEGQISYGGTDCIARAQLAAEIVKKRLEKLALEDVRFERIGLNSITPYHSHPQDLLEVRLRVCAKADTLEKARKIGQEVETLYTNGPYGGGGVTQNTEEVISVVSVLIPKDKVKTHVEYTVS from the coding sequence ATGAAATCAATGAGAATTGGCAGTGGTGCAGGATATGCAGGGGATCGTCTGGAACCTGCTTTAACATTACTTGATCAAGGTAATCTGGATTATATATGTTTTGAGTGTCTTGCTGAGCGGACAATAGCGCTCGCCCAAAAAGAAAAGAAAAATGATCCAAAAAAAGGATATAACCACCTGTTGGAATACCGCATGGAGGAAATTCTCCCGCTTGCATTTGCCAGAAAGACCAAGGTAATCACCAATATGGGAGCAGCCAATCCCTTACAGGCCATGCAGGTCACAAGGGAAATAGCCAAAAGGAAAGGAATAACAGGACTCAAAATAGCTGCAGTCTTGGGAGATGATGTTCTGGATTTGGTAAAAAGATCCCAAGACCTTAAAATTCTTGAGACAGGGCAATATTTAAGTATTTTAGATAACAGGATTATTTCTGCCAACGCTTACCTGGGTTCAGCTGGCATTATTGAAGCATTAAAGCAAGGCGCAGATGTGGTAATTACCGGAAGAACTGCCGACCCTTCTTTGTTTTTGGCTCCCATGATCCATGAGTTTGGTTGGTCTATGGAGGATTTTGAAAAACTGGGGAGGGGTACAATGGTGGGGCATCTATTGGAATGCGCAGGACAGGTTTGTGGCGGATATTTTGCAGACACAGATAGAAAAACAGTTCCGGATCTATGGAATATTGGATTTCCTTTTGTTGAAATTGATGAAAATGGAGAAGGTATTATTTCCAAAGTGGAGGGTACCGGCGGAATTATCAATACAGCTACCTGTACGGAACAGCTGCTCTATGAAATCCATGACCCGGCCCATTACCTGACACCGGATTGTACTGCGGATTTTTCTGCCGTGGAATTTGAATCAGAAGGTAAAGACCTGGTGCGGTTCCGAAAAGCCTCTGGGAAAAAGGCATCGGATTTTTACAAAGTCAGCATAGGCTTTATCAATGGTTTTTTGGGGGAAGGTCAGATCAGTTATGGCGGGACTGATTGCATAGCTAGGGCCCAATTGGCTGCTGAAATCGTGAAAAAAAGACTGGAAAAACTGGCCTTGGAGGATGTAAGATTTGAAAGGATCGGCCTGAATTCCATTACCCCATATCACAGCCATCCCCAAGACCTTTTGGAAGTCAGGTTAAGGGTCTGTGCAAAAGCGGATACCCTTGAGAAAGCCCGAAAAATAGGACAGGAAGTGGAGACACTCTACACCAATGGGCCTTATGGGGGAGGAGGAGTAACGCAAAATACAGAAGAAGTCATCTCAGTTGTTTCTGTATTAATTCCCAAAGATAAAGTCAAAACCCATGTCGAATATACTGTTAGCTAG
- a CDS encoding AtuA-related protein has protein sequence MKLREIAHARSGDKGNISNIALIVFDKRDFKLIKEKVTEKRVKDWLGDVVKGEVKRFELPQLGALNFVLYEALDGGVTSSTQLDKHRKSLSSFLLEMPI, from the coding sequence ATGAAGCTTAGAGAAATCGCACACGCAAGATCCGGGGACAAAGGCAATATCAGCAATATTGCTTTGATCGTATTTGACAAAAGGGATTTTAAGCTCATTAAGGAAAAAGTGACCGAGAAAAGGGTGAAAGATTGGTTAGGAGATGTAGTAAAAGGGGAGGTTAAACGCTTTGAACTGCCGCAATTGGGGGCTTTGAATTTTGTTTTGTATGAGGCCTTGGATGGAGGGGTGACCAGTTCAACCCAATTGGATAAGCACCGCAAATCATTAAGTTCATTTTTGCTGGAAATGCCTATCTGA
- a CDS encoding DUF2200 domain-containing protein produces the protein MQTTPEHNERIAKMTFASVYPHYLAKVEKKGRTKEELHQVISWLTGFDDKDLQSLIEEKATFQEFFERAKLHPHANLITGIICGYRIEEITNPLTQQVRYLDKLVDELAKGRKIEKILR, from the coding sequence ATGCAAACCACTCCCGAACATAACGAAAGGATAGCCAAAATGACTTTTGCTTCGGTTTATCCCCATTACCTGGCTAAAGTAGAAAAAAAGGGAAGGACCAAAGAGGAGTTGCATCAGGTCATTTCTTGGTTGACAGGATTTGATGATAAGGACCTTCAAAGTCTGATTGAAGAAAAAGCCACTTTTCAGGAGTTCTTTGAAAGGGCCAAGTTGCATCCCCATGCCAATCTAATTACCGGCATCATATGTGGTTACCGCATAGAGGAAATCACCAATCCATTGACCCAGCAAGTAAGGTATTTGGACAAATTGGTAGATGAGTTGGCTAAAGGCCGGAAAATAGAGAAAATTTTGAGGTGA
- a CDS encoding XRE family transcriptional regulator, with protein MVLAKNIRFLRAHAQMTQTELAEKLGLQRTMISAYEDGRSEPKLSTLNVMCQLFQVGLDELLYHDIEALGRKALQKKEIKILTIAVDKDDEEKITMVGQKASAGYLNGFADPEYMESLPQFQLPNLSRHATYRAFELSGDSMLPLVPGTIVIGSYVEQLKDIKSGKTYVLVTLSEGVVYKRVFNYLEENGKLFLVSDNEHYKPYEIKGEDVLEVWEAKAFISTDFPNPKDKTKPATLEEISSMILELKDEIRKLKA; from the coding sequence ATGGTACTTGCAAAAAATATCCGCTTTCTTCGGGCCCATGCCCAAATGACCCAGACTGAGCTTGCCGAAAAATTGGGCCTTCAGAGGACCATGATTTCAGCTTATGAAGACGGCAGGTCTGAACCCAAATTGTCCACGCTGAATGTGATGTGTCAGCTTTTTCAGGTCGGTTTGGATGAGTTGTTGTACCATGATATTGAGGCTTTAGGAAGGAAAGCACTTCAAAAGAAGGAAATCAAAATTCTTACCATTGCTGTTGATAAGGATGATGAGGAAAAAATAACCATGGTAGGCCAAAAGGCCTCCGCTGGATACCTGAACGGTTTTGCAGATCCGGAATACATGGAATCCCTTCCCCAGTTTCAACTGCCTAATCTTTCCCGGCATGCTACCTACAGGGCTTTTGAACTCAGTGGTGACAGTATGCTTCCTTTGGTGCCAGGTACTATCGTCATTGGTTCCTATGTGGAGCAGTTGAAGGATATCAAAAGCGGGAAGACATATGTCCTGGTGACCTTAAGCGAAGGCGTGGTCTACAAGCGGGTGTTTAACTACCTTGAGGAAAACGGTAAACTTTTTTTGGTTTCAGATAATGAACACTATAAGCCTTATGAAATCAAGGGGGAGGATGTGTTGGAAGTTTGGGAAGCCAAAGCTTTTATCAGCACTGATTTTCCAAATCCAAAAGACAAAACCAAGCCTGCCACTCTGGAAGAAATTTCCAGTATGATTTTGGAGTTGAAAGATGAAATCAGAAAACTGAAAGCCTGA
- a CDS encoding GNAT family N-acetyltransferase: protein MDYIIRPCEEKDLPELVNLCAAHAAYEKSDYSPEGKLEGLRQAIFGSPKRLNVWIVEVNGKAEGFTSFTFDFSTWDAAPFLYMDCLYLNESVRSMGIGAEIMQRIREVARENNCVNIQWQTPEFNARAIKFYVGLGGIGKQKMRFFLKP, encoded by the coding sequence ATGGATTATATCATCAGACCCTGTGAAGAAAAAGACCTTCCTGAATTGGTTAACCTTTGTGCTGCCCATGCAGCCTACGAAAAATCAGATTATTCACCTGAAGGAAAATTAGAAGGTCTTAGGCAGGCTATTTTTGGTTCACCCAAAAGACTGAATGTATGGATAGTGGAAGTCAATGGCAAAGCCGAAGGGTTTACCTCATTCACTTTTGATTTTTCGACCTGGGACGCTGCGCCTTTCCTCTACATGGATTGTCTCTACCTCAATGAATCAGTGAGAAGCATGGGTATTGGAGCGGAAATCATGCAACGGATCAGAGAAGTAGCAAGAGAAAACAACTGTGTCAACATCCAATGGCAGACTCCCGAATTTAATGCCAGAGCCATCAAGTTTTATGTGGGACTGGGAGGCATAGGTAAGCAAAAAATGCGGTTTTTCCTGAAGCCATAA
- a CDS encoding translocation/assembly module TamB domain-containing protein, with product MGITLAVLMLLVMGLFLFIRSPWGQDIVVQKAVGFLSNKTGTEIRIDKLFFTFRGDLFVKGLYLEDQKGDTLLYSHTLETGLSLRSLIKGDGLEVSKVEWDGLKARVKRDSIEGAFNFDFFLNAFTGNKDSSPQQSESATAFPKIKLGPVGLSDFDLIFDDQVLGIRALATWHSISLKINSLDLNAMNFDVGNLSIKNSKIDYFQYKPFLPSEKEETTDQQLPLLVLGLLEVEGTDWVYQSVPDGLLAKIQWKDFKLSLPEADLESQKILLKYISLVDADIKVEITTSDAALAQGNEQLPPPEITLPDWSIEVGNIDLENNRIGFSADGKQAKTGIFNPEAIELEKFNFSAHAISLHNQRASLVLDEVTFQEKSGLALNRLEGSIVLEENSLSIKNFSAQTPHTFLETNLDLSFTDLNALVQNPEKAIFDLNLTSFQTNGSEVIYFQPEFRDELYFAELMRKGIAIKGRVQGSVRRLQIPKFQVKYGRFTVLDLESAVFSEMLDMDRLRFDINQFRFTSKREDIGPFLPDLDLRFPDDFVFELKTKGSLNDLVADWKLKSSDGGIFSKIRYSDKGGYKLAADIAVSHLDLGKILGVEGLEPVSFHTAMEGNGRGLYDLEAKLDLEFEQLKWKGSDFSAIQVGMEAKDTLLYVNMGLEIEFLNFLLQAKASLDSLHPGLDFSLDLKNLQTYDLGLTQQDIQAKMKVLGKVGGTLDDLRASLELEDAVMLYQGRAYPLGEFLIKSRLSDLLTEMDIQSDFLWGNFSANASLEHFMASIRDYFDFHFQEDYADTISLKDNVKAKGKINFHPTPFIDQLLVSGIGQMDTLRFDFGYDASDKNLQAKLSLPMVQYGQAELDSFFVEVRGSADMLSFMGGFKGIDVNPLNMGETFVSGKYRQSEMNLDFFSRDEEGVLMDVKSLLIFEGDSLRYTILPEGLIFNRQSWNIPSSNRLIYAPQYLDFHDFSFSRSGQSITFSNQVPGIEQDHTGVVMRDFELSTFFEFLNPEESLLTGKANGELVVINPFGALGILADLKIEEINTLDIPLGNLFLKAEAESLQRYNFLLAMKGGLVDLDLDGKLFADSVSTILDMNLALNAVQMELLDKFSEGKIMESKGFLSGNITLKGTVQEPVYEGKLVFNDASFLVSQLNNRFLMAQESIGIDNSGLTFNKFTIQDQERHEFLIDGKILTPTFTDIGFDLKLNTKDFLVLNSSRKDNDLFFGSANVDLDMTVKGSLLLPEIDLKLKVNRGTNVTFIVPESQLTLIERTGVVIFVNHEDPYDILYQREAELTTKGFTGYDVKANLQVDPQAVFNLIVDERTNDNLRLQGEADLNMLMDPNGNISLSGRYEVNSGHYELNLFGLVNRRFEIAEGSFVSWNGDPLDANLNLVAIYNVRTSAAELMQAQISGIDNERRGQFRQVLPFKVYLKVGGEIIQPEISFELDMPEQDRGAIGGAVYSMIQQVNSKEDELTKQVFSLLVLNQFFPMTGNDGSSGGSVNLARSSVSQVLSSQLNALSDRIFGQTGFSLAMDLDSYTDFQSGDPQDRTQLNVAARQSLMDDRLIISVGGQMDVEGGNQDVNQGDALFGDVSIEYLLDTRGQWRAKAYRRNQFESIIDGQLIVTGISFIFNKEFNAFRELFVPMRKLEALPSKEETEDSVDEKKGN from the coding sequence TTGGGGATAACGCTTGCAGTCCTTATGCTGTTGGTGATGGGACTTTTCTTATTTATCAGAAGTCCATGGGGGCAGGATATTGTTGTGCAAAAAGCTGTCGGTTTTCTTTCTAACAAAACCGGTACTGAGATCAGGATTGATAAACTCTTTTTTACTTTCAGGGGGGACCTATTTGTCAAGGGCCTTTACCTCGAAGACCAAAAAGGAGACACATTGCTGTATTCTCATACCCTGGAAACTGGTCTTTCACTCAGATCCTTGATAAAAGGAGATGGTTTGGAGGTCAGTAAGGTGGAATGGGATGGGCTGAAAGCCAGGGTCAAGAGGGACAGTATTGAAGGGGCTTTTAATTTTGATTTTTTCCTGAATGCTTTCACTGGAAATAAGGATTCATCCCCTCAACAGTCTGAATCAGCTACAGCTTTTCCAAAGATCAAATTGGGACCGGTTGGTCTTTCGGATTTTGACCTCATTTTTGATGATCAGGTTTTGGGTATCCGGGCTTTGGCCACTTGGCATAGCATAAGTCTGAAGATCAATTCCCTGGATCTGAATGCAATGAATTTTGATGTTGGGAATCTAAGTATTAAGAATTCAAAAATCGATTATTTTCAGTACAAACCATTTCTGCCCTCAGAGAAAGAAGAGACTACCGATCAACAGCTGCCTCTCTTGGTACTTGGCCTTTTGGAAGTAGAGGGTACGGATTGGGTTTATCAATCTGTTCCGGATGGTCTTCTGGCCAAAATCCAATGGAAGGACTTTAAGCTGAGTTTACCTGAAGCAGATTTAGAATCACAAAAAATACTGCTAAAGTACATCAGCTTGGTAGATGCAGATATAAAAGTGGAAATTACCACATCAGATGCAGCTTTGGCCCAAGGGAATGAGCAACTTCCTCCTCCTGAAATCACGCTTCCGGATTGGTCTATTGAAGTGGGCAATATTGACCTCGAAAACAACCGAATCGGTTTTTCGGCTGATGGGAAGCAAGCAAAGACTGGAATTTTTAATCCCGAGGCCATTGAACTGGAAAAATTTAATTTTTCAGCACACGCAATTTCACTTCACAATCAGAGAGCAAGCCTTGTTTTGGATGAAGTCACATTTCAAGAAAAAAGTGGTTTGGCTTTGAATAGGCTCGAGGGAAGTATTGTTTTGGAAGAAAACAGCCTGAGCATTAAAAACTTTTCGGCTCAGACTCCCCATACTTTTTTGGAAACCAATCTGGATCTTTCCTTCACGGATTTGAATGCACTAGTTCAAAACCCTGAAAAAGCAATCTTTGACCTTAACCTGACATCTTTTCAGACCAATGGCTCGGAGGTAATATATTTTCAGCCTGAATTCAGGGATGAACTGTATTTTGCTGAGTTGATGCGAAAAGGAATTGCGATCAAGGGGAGAGTTCAGGGAAGTGTAAGGCGTCTTCAAATTCCCAAATTCCAGGTTAAATATGGGAGGTTTACGGTCTTGGATTTGGAAAGCGCTGTTTTTTCTGAAATGCTGGATATGGACCGGCTCCGATTTGATATCAATCAATTCCGCTTCACAAGTAAAAGAGAAGATATTGGGCCTTTTCTTCCAGATTTAGACCTGCGATTTCCGGACGATTTTGTATTTGAACTGAAGACCAAAGGGTCGTTGAATGACCTTGTAGCTGACTGGAAACTAAAGAGTTCAGATGGAGGCATTTTCTCCAAGATACGCTATTCTGATAAGGGGGGTTATAAGTTGGCCGCCGATATTGCTGTCAGTCATTTAGACTTAGGTAAAATTTTGGGTGTGGAAGGACTGGAACCTGTGAGTTTCCATACTGCGATGGAGGGAAATGGTAGGGGACTCTATGATCTGGAGGCCAAATTGGACCTCGAATTTGAGCAGTTGAAGTGGAAGGGTTCGGATTTCAGTGCAATTCAGGTTGGAATGGAAGCAAAGGATACTTTGCTCTATGTCAACATGGGTCTGGAGATTGAATTCCTGAATTTTTTGTTACAGGCCAAGGCAAGCTTGGACAGTTTACATCCGGGTCTTGATTTTTCTCTGGATTTGAAAAACTTGCAAACGTATGATCTGGGACTAACCCAACAAGATATCCAGGCCAAAATGAAAGTCTTGGGAAAGGTAGGCGGAACCTTGGATGATCTAAGGGCTTCCCTAGAGTTGGAAGATGCAGTAATGTTGTACCAGGGGAGAGCTTATCCATTAGGTGAATTCTTGATCAAAAGCAGGTTGTCGGATTTACTCACCGAGATGGATATTCAATCCGATTTTCTTTGGGGAAACTTCAGTGCCAATGCTTCTTTGGAGCATTTCATGGCATCTATCCGGGATTATTTTGATTTTCACTTTCAAGAGGACTATGCTGATACCATTAGTTTGAAAGACAATGTCAAGGCCAAAGGAAAAATCAATTTTCATCCTACTCCTTTTATTGATCAGCTATTGGTTTCAGGGATAGGGCAGATGGATACCTTGAGGTTTGATTTTGGTTATGATGCTTCTGACAAAAACCTTCAGGCAAAGCTTTCCCTGCCCATGGTCCAATATGGGCAAGCAGAACTGGATAGTTTTTTTGTTGAAGTCAGAGGCAGTGCTGACATGTTAAGTTTTATGGGAGGATTTAAGGGAATTGATGTCAATCCCCTCAATATGGGGGAAACTTTTGTTTCGGGTAAGTATAGGCAATCAGAAATGAATTTGGATTTCTTTTCCAGAGATGAGGAGGGGGTGCTTATGGATGTTAAGTCTCTGCTGATTTTTGAAGGGGATTCCCTGAGGTATACTATTCTGCCTGAAGGACTGATATTCAATAGGCAATCATGGAATATCCCAAGTTCCAATAGGTTGATTTATGCGCCTCAATATTTGGACTTTCATGATTTTTCTTTTTCAAGGAGTGGCCAAAGTATCACCTTTAGTAATCAGGTTCCCGGAATAGAACAGGATCATACCGGGGTGGTCATGCGGGATTTTGAGCTGAGTACATTTTTTGAATTCCTCAACCCGGAGGAATCTTTGTTAACAGGCAAGGCCAACGGGGAATTGGTGGTCATCAATCCTTTCGGTGCCCTGGGGATTTTGGCTGATTTAAAAATTGAGGAGATTAATACCCTGGATATTCCCTTGGGCAATCTGTTTCTAAAAGCTGAAGCGGAATCTTTACAACGTTATAATTTTCTTTTAGCCATGAAGGGTGGCTTGGTTGACCTGGATCTTGACGGAAAATTATTTGCGGATTCAGTTTCCACAATATTGGACATGAACCTGGCCTTGAATGCCGTCCAGATGGAATTGTTGGATAAATTTTCTGAAGGAAAGATCATGGAAAGTAAAGGCTTTCTTTCTGGAAATATAACATTAAAAGGAACAGTACAGGAACCTGTTTATGAAGGTAAGTTGGTTTTTAATGATGCTTCCTTTTTGGTTTCGCAGCTGAACAACAGGTTCTTGATGGCTCAAGAATCCATTGGCATTGATAATTCGGGATTGACCTTTAATAAGTTTACCATTCAGGATCAGGAGCGGCATGAATTCCTAATCGATGGAAAAATTTTAACTCCTACATTTACCGATATTGGTTTTGATTTAAAACTTAACACCAAAGATTTTTTGGTTTTGAATTCCTCCCGTAAGGACAATGACCTTTTCTTCGGAAGTGCTAATGTGGATTTGGACATGACGGTCAAAGGGTCTCTCTTGCTGCCAGAAATAGATTTAAAATTAAAGGTGAACAGGGGAACGAATGTGACTTTTATTGTTCCGGAAAGCCAATTGACTTTGATAGAGAGAACAGGGGTTGTCATTTTTGTCAATCATGAGGATCCTTATGATATTTTGTACCAAAGAGAGGCCGAGTTGACCACAAAAGGGTTTACGGGTTATGATGTAAAAGCCAACCTACAGGTAGATCCACAGGCAGTATTCAACCTGATTGTAGATGAGAGGACCAATGATAATTTAAGACTTCAAGGGGAAGCAGACCTTAATATGCTCATGGATCCAAATGGAAATATTTCCCTTTCCGGAAGGTATGAAGTCAATAGTGGGCATTATGAACTTAATCTCTTTGGACTGGTCAATAGGAGGTTTGAAATTGCTGAGGGCAGTTTTGTTTCCTGGAATGGAGATCCATTGGATGCTAACCTGAATTTGGTTGCGATTTACAATGTGAGGACTTCAGCTGCTGAATTGATGCAGGCGCAGATCAGTGGCATTGATAATGAAAGAAGGGGGCAGTTCCGTCAGGTTCTTCCGTTTAAAGTTTACCTTAAAGTAGGTGGAGAGATCATTCAGCCTGAGATTTCTTTTGAATTGGACATGCCTGAGCAAGACCGAGGGGCTATTGGAGGTGCGGTCTACAGTATGATTCAGCAGGTCAATAGCAAAGAGGATGAACTCACCAAGCAGGTTTTTTCTTTATTGGTGTTGAACCAGTTTTTTCCAATGACCGGTAATGATGGCTCTAGCGGAGGCTCTGTTAACCTGGCAAGGTCAAGCGTGAGCCAGGTATTGTCCTCCCAATTGAATGCCTTATCCGACAGGATTTTTGGACAGACAGGCTTTAGCCTGGCCATGGATTTGGATTCCTACACTGATTTTCAATCAGGTGACCCACAGGATAGGACCCAACTGAATGTAGCGGCCCGTCAATCCTTAATGGATGACAGGTTGATTATTTCTGTCGGAGGGCAGATGGATGTAGAAGGGGGGAATCAGGATGTCAATCAGGGAGACGCTCTTTTTGGGGATGTGAGTATAGAATACCTTCTCGATACCAGAGGGCAATGGCGGGCCAAAGCTTATAGAAGAAATCAGTTTGAATCCATCATTGATGGCCAATTGATAGTAACAGGGATCAGTTTCATTTTCAACAAGGAGTTCAATGCCTTTAGGGAATTGTTTGTTCCGATGCGTAAGCTGGAGGCCTTACCTTCCAAGGAAGAAACAGAAGATTCAGTTGATGAAAAAAAGGGCAATTAA
- a CDS encoding BamA/TamA family outer membrane protein — MFKKNYIALIFPLLMFSCNVKKFIPEGEQLYTGASLHLETHLAKKEKEEIQNDLEKLLRPTPNSKVLGMRFGLWAHYKGEKEKPGFINRFLNRKFGERPVYLTQVEPEKTSNILMNRLENKGFFFSQSSYQVVEKGKFASLSYKVSFSEPYTLETYQILGDSLPIMKDIQTQLDRTIMVKGSRLDLDELKKERERIDRDLKSKGYYNFNPDLLIFEADTNQYEGRKFDLYLRLKSNTPIKATFPYTIEHIQVFPDYNVHLDNGEGDTVKVNGIEFIQKPEIFKPELLQKYILFREGSKFNPEISRTTSNRLSNIGNFRYVNISYDLGDTLLREDGTYPLNANIYLSPLNKRSVRAEVQGLTKSNSFVGPALLLGYQNRNIFRGGEIFNLTGKFGYEVQLASGNREALQSIEMGLTGSLVFPRVLFPVPVMNRFRYSIPKTRISASYEYQNRTDLYLLYSYNTSFGYFWNVNRYVYHEFNPVSLSIVNLARTTPKFDEILNANPFLRRSFEQQFISGMNYTFNYNQLADPERKNAIFFGATVDLSGNLFRGINALFGSENPGTIFGLEFAQYLKGDVDLRYYKKFTKENVLVSRIFAGLGIPVGNSLSLPFVKQYFAGGPRSVRAFRIRALGPGTFIPEDISAGGFFDQAGDIRLEGNLEYRFPFNKYLKGAFFVDAGNVWLYNENQALPGGKFTNSWADELAVGGGFGLRVDIQLFVIRLDAAVPLRKPWLLEQSPWQDRFRLGSRDWRRDNLVLNFAIGYPF, encoded by the coding sequence ATGTTTAAAAAAAATTACATAGCGCTGATCTTTCCATTGCTGATGTTTTCATGTAATGTAAAAAAATTCATACCTGAGGGAGAGCAGCTTTATACCGGTGCTTCTCTTCATTTAGAAACCCATTTAGCCAAAAAGGAAAAAGAAGAGATACAAAATGACCTGGAAAAACTTTTAAGGCCTACACCCAATAGTAAGGTTTTGGGAATGAGGTTTGGGCTTTGGGCCCATTATAAAGGTGAAAAAGAAAAGCCTGGGTTCATCAATAGGTTTTTGAATAGGAAATTCGGGGAAAGGCCTGTTTATCTGACTCAGGTAGAACCCGAAAAGACATCTAATATTTTGATGAACAGACTTGAAAACAAGGGTTTTTTCTTCTCCCAGTCATCTTATCAGGTAGTTGAAAAAGGAAAATTTGCTAGTCTGTCTTATAAGGTTTCTTTTTCTGAGCCTTATACGCTTGAGACTTATCAGATACTTGGGGATTCGCTTCCTATTATGAAGGATATCCAAACACAACTGGACCGGACTATCATGGTAAAAGGTTCTCGCTTGGACCTTGACGAATTGAAAAAAGAAAGGGAGAGAATTGACAGGGACCTTAAGTCCAAAGGGTATTATAATTTTAATCCTGATTTATTGATTTTCGAAGCGGATACCAATCAGTATGAGGGAAGAAAGTTTGATTTATACCTTCGCTTAAAAAGCAATACCCCAATCAAAGCAACTTTTCCCTATACTATTGAGCATATCCAGGTGTTTCCTGATTACAATGTTCACCTCGACAATGGGGAAGGAGATACAGTCAAGGTGAATGGAATTGAATTCATCCAAAAACCTGAGATATTCAAGCCGGAGCTGTTACAGAAATACATCTTATTCCGGGAGGGATCCAAATTCAATCCGGAGATTTCAAGGACTACTTCCAACAGGCTTTCTAACATTGGGAATTTTAGGTATGTCAATATTTCCTACGATTTAGGAGATACCCTGCTTAGAGAGGACGGAACCTATCCTTTGAATGCCAATATCTACCTTTCTCCATTGAACAAGAGGTCGGTCAGGGCGGAAGTGCAGGGTTTGACCAAATCCAACAGTTTTGTGGGGCCGGCATTGCTTTTGGGTTATCAAAACAGGAATATTTTTAGAGGAGGGGAAATTTTCAATCTTACAGGCAAATTCGGCTATGAAGTCCAATTGGCTTCAGGAAACAGGGAGGCCCTTCAGTCCATTGAAATGGGACTTACCGGAAGTTTGGTTTTTCCAAGAGTTTTATTTCCTGTCCCGGTGATGAACCGTTTCAGGTACTCTATCCCAAAAACAAGAATCAGTGCCAGTTATGAGTACCAGAACCGAACAGATTTGTATTTGCTGTACTCCTACAATACTTCATTCGGATATTTTTGGAATGTTAACCGGTATGTTTACCATGAATTTAATCCGGTCAGTTTAAGCATAGTGAATTTGGCCAGGACCACACCGAAGTTTGATGAAATATTGAATGCCAACCCTTTTTTAAGAAGGAGTTTTGAACAACAGTTTATTTCCGGGATGAACTACACCTTCAATTATAATCAGCTTGCCGATCCGGAAAGGAAAAATGCCATATTTTTTGGGGCCACGGTGGATTTGTCAGGAAATCTTTTTAGAGGTATCAATGCCTTGTTTGGTTCAGAAAATCCGGGAACCATTTTTGGATTGGAGTTTGCCCAGTACCTGAAAGGTGATGTGGACCTCAGGTATTACAAAAAGTTCACTAAGGAAAACGTCTTGGTAAGCAGGATTTTTGCCGGTTTGGGCATTCCTGTTGGCAATTCACTCTCTTTACCATTTGTGAAACAATACTTTGCTGGCGGCCCCAGGAGTGTAAGGGCATTTAGGATCAGGGCTTTGGGACCAGGTACGTTTATTCCCGAAGATATCAGTGCGGGTGGGTTTTTCGATCAGGCAGGTGATATCCGACTGGAAGGAAACCTGGAGTATAGATTTCCCTTTAACAAGTATCTGAAAGGGGCCTTTTTTGTAGATGCCGGTAACGTTTGGTTATACAATGAAAACCAAGCACTTCCAGGTGGAAAATTTACCAATAGTTGGGCAGATGAACTCGCAGTGGGGGGAGGATTTGGCTTGAGAGTGGATATTCAGCTTTTTGTAATCAGATTGGATGCTGCTGTGCCTTTGCGAAAACCTTGGTTATTGGAGCAAAGTCCATGGCAGGACAGGTTTAGGTTAGGAAGCAGGGATTGGAGAAGGGACAACTTAGTGCTAAACTTTGCCATTGGGTATCCATTCTAA